In the Gammaproteobacteria bacterium genome, one interval contains:
- the pilT gene encoding Type IV pilus retractation ATPase PilT: MIRVHGDIRRLNVPAFEHKDVHSMIYSIMNDNQRKAYEKNFECDFSFSVPNLGRFRVNALIEYRGAGAVFRTIPSKVLSLQDLNAPKIFESMAKYPRGLVLVTGPTGSGKSTTLAAMVDHHNETDYGHILTIEDPIEFIHESKKCLVRQRELGPHTQSFANALRAALREDPDVIMVGEMRDLETIRLALTAAETGHLVFGTLHTSSAAKTITRIIDVFPPEEKETVRTQLSESLQAVVAQVLLKKKDGSGRIAAHEIMVCNAAVRNMIREGKIAHITGMLPTQGQIGNQTLDQCLTELVKRGTVTMAEASFKAVNKDQFSN, from the coding sequence ATGATTCGTGTGCATGGTGATATACGCCGACTCAATGTGCCAGCGTTTGAGCATAAAGACGTCCACTCAATGATCTATAGCATCATGAACGACAACCAACGCAAGGCGTATGAAAAGAATTTCGAGTGTGATTTTTCATTCTCAGTTCCCAATCTCGGACGCTTCCGTGTCAATGCACTGATAGAGTATCGTGGAGCGGGCGCGGTATTTCGCACCATCCCCTCAAAAGTATTGAGTCTACAAGATCTCAACGCGCCGAAAATCTTCGAAAGCATGGCTAAATATCCACGCGGTTTGGTGCTAGTAACCGGGCCGACGGGATCGGGAAAATCAACCACGCTTGCGGCAATGGTCGATCATCATAATGAAACCGATTACGGCCACATACTCACTATCGAAGACCCAATCGAATTCATTCACGAGAGCAAAAAATGTTTGGTGCGTCAACGTGAGCTTGGACCTCACACTCAGAGCTTCGCCAATGCATTACGTGCAGCACTACGCGAGGATCCTGACGTCATAATGGTTGGGGAAATGCGCGACCTAGAAACAATACGTTTAGCACTTACTGCGGCCGAGACAGGGCATCTCGTATTCGGGACGTTGCACACCAGTTCGGCTGCAAAGACCATTACCCGTATCATCGACGTTTTTCCACCGGAGGAAAAGGAGACAGTACGTACGCAACTTTCCGAATCGCTTCAGGCAGTGGTAGCTCAGGTACTCTTGAAAAAGAAAGACGGTAGCGGTCGTATCGCTGCGCATGAAATTATGGTTTGCAATGCAGCAGTGCGAAATATGATTAGGGAAGGAAAAATCGCACATATTACGGGGATGCTTCCCACACAGGGGCAAATTGGTAATCAAACCCTTGATCAATGTCTTACAGAACTCGTAAAGCGCGGAACGGTAACTATGGCCGAAGCAAGTTTCAAAGCTGTTAACAAAGATCAATTTTCAAACTAA
- a CDS encoding insertion element IS1 protein InsB: MGKKSNKQWVWLAIDRDTGEIVGVHIGDRSEKSARALWDSLPSVYRQCAVNYTDF, translated from the coding sequence GTGGGAAAAAAGTCTAACAAACAATGGGTTTGGTTGGCGATTGACCGCGATACCGGAGAAATTGTCGGCGTTCATATCGGCGATCGAAGTGAGAAATCCGCTCGTGCCTTATGGGATTCCCTGCCTTCGGTTTATCGTCAATGCGCGGTGAATTATACGGATTTTTAG
- a CDS encoding hypothetical protein (Evidence 5 : Unknown function), producing MYCPNCHSESIVKNGFNALGKQIHRCNECGRQFVLNPNKGPISDEKKH from the coding sequence ATGTACTGCCCAAATTGTCACTCTGAATCTATTGTAAAAAATGGTTTTAATGCTCTTGGTAAGCAAATCCATCGATGCAATGAATGCGGCCGGCAATTTGTATTAAACCCCAATAAAGGGCCAATCTCCGATGAAAAAAAACATTGA
- a CDS encoding hypothetical protein (Evidence 5 : Unknown function) gives MIDRLLLERISLAGIARVVGVSES, from the coding sequence TTGATTGACCGTCTATTACTGGAGCGTATTTCCCTGGCTGGGATTGCCCGGGTAGTAGGTGTCTCTGAATCCTAG